The nucleotide sequence TAAGTAACTTTAGTTGTTTTGCACTTGGCTCTTCAGATGCAAATACATCTTCTATACTTCTTTGTTCTAATCCGTAATCTCTGCAGAGATATGCAAATGCAGCATGCCCTGTAACAAAACTTTTATTTGGAACTGATTTTAATTTCTCATTGTAAGAATTATATAGTGCATCTATTTTCTTAGAAAAATCATTGAAATTTTTCTCATAGTAAGATTTATTTAAGGGATCTGCCTTAACAAGTGCATCTCTTATATTTTTTGATTCAATTTTAGCGTTTTTTAGACTAAGCCATATATGAGGATCATATTGACCATGCTCCTTTATTTCATTAGAATCACCATTTTTTATAGGAGTTATTCCTTTTGAGGCATTGGTAACAATCAAATTTTTATTGTCTATTGATTCAAGGGTTTTATCTACCCAGTTTTCCATTCCAAAACCATTATATATGAAGACTTTTGAATCACTTATATTTCTCATATCCTTTACTTTGGGTTCAAAATCATGAGGTTCTGTTCCTTCTGGTACTAAGGTTTCTATATCTATTTTATCTTTACCAATAGCATAGGCAAATTCACGAAGAGCGTTAAATGTAACTACAACTCTTATTTTTGAATTTGAATTCTTTACAGTATCTTTATGTATATTATTACCACATCCAGTAAAAAATAATATTATAGTTGCAGTTATAAATATGGCAAGCACTTTTTTTGTCTTCAACATATTATCACTCCTAAAAATTTATGTTGCAAATCATTTGCATTTACATATATAATATATTATGTGAATTGAATTTGTCAATAAATAATAGGAGGACATATACATGCTTAAGATCAATAATTTATATTTTTCTTATAATAATCTTGCGCCATATATATTAAATAATATTAATCTTACTATAAAAGATGGAGAATATGTTTCTATATTGGGCGAAAATGGTTGTGGAAAATCAACATTGATAAAATTAATACTTAATATATTATCGCCTACAAGTGGCACTATAGTTAATGATGCTAAGAATGTCGGATATGTAGCACAAAAATCTGATTTTTTAAACTCTGATTTTCCAATTACAGTTTATGAAATGCTTGATTGTTATAGAAAAATATTAAAAATAAAGGATAAAAAAATAGTTGAAAAGAGCCTGGATAGAGTGAGTATGTTAAAATTTAAAAATTCATTAATAGGCAATTTATCAGGAGGACAATGTCAAAAAGTATTTATAGCAAGAGCATTAATGGGAAATCCTCATTTGCTTATTTTAGATGAGCCGTCTACTGGTGTTGATATAAAAAGCCAAAGAGAGATTTATTCATTGATTAAAAGTTTAAACAGAGATACAGGTATAACGGTCATATCAATAGAACACAACCTTAAGGCAGCGATTTCAAATTCATCTCTTATATATCACATTGCAAATGGTAATGGACATATGTGCAAACCAGAAACGTACATTAATGAATACGTGGAAGCCAATGGAGGTAATAAATTTTATGTTTGATTATACATTCATGCGAAATGCTTTTGCAATAGCAATCCTAATTTCTATTTTATGCCCCTGTATAGGTATATTTTTAGTGCTTAGAAGATATTCCATGATAGGAGATACTCTTTCGCATACTTCACTTGCTGGAGTTGCGGTAGGACTTTTGGCACAAAAAAATCCTATTGCTGTTGCATTTTTGTTTACTTCAATATGTGGAGTTTTAATTGAATTTTTGAGGAATTATTTTAAAAAGTATGCAGAACTTATACTTGTCATAGTGATGTCATTAGGTGTAGGAATTGCAATTACGATAATGAGTTCTGGAGAACTTCATACAAATGTTGATTCATTTATATTTGGAAGTATCCTTACAGTAACTAAGGAAGATTTATATACGGTTTTAATACTTAGTATAATATCATATATATTGATGTTTTTCCTGTATAATCAACTTGTCTTCATTGCTTTTGATGAAGAAGCAGCAACAATATCTGGAATCAGGGTTAAACTTGTAAATTATATATTTTTAATATTGGTTGCTGCTACAGTTTCTGTTTCAATAAGAATAGTTGGAGTTCTTGTTTTGAGTTCAATGATTGCACTGCCAGTAGCAACTGCACTGCAACTTAAAAGAGGATTTAAAATTACTCTTGTATCTTCAATACTATTTAGTGTTGTGGATGTTTTAATAGGTCTATTTTCTTCATATTATATTGGCTGTGCGCCAGGAGGTTTGATTGCATTGTCATCCGTTATTATGCTGACTTTAGTGATGTCAATTAAAAAGATAGCATTTGTCAACTATTCCTATAAATTATCGAGTAAAAATATTATAAAAGAGAATAATTAAAGAATTTAAGTCTGATGATTATTGACATATACATGAATATGTGATATTAATTAGTTAAATAATAGTATTGTTTTGGGGAGCCTGTATTATAGGCTGAGAGTGAGATAGAATCTTAGACCCGTACTACCTGATTTGGGTAATGCCAACGTAGGAAAAACTTTACATAACTTTAAATATAGAGTTGTATAAAAAGTTTAGATAGGGAAGCATTACATGTTTCTCTATTTTTTTATGCAAAAAAGGAGATGTATTAAAATGGATTATACGACACAAATGGATGCAGCAAGAAAAGGGATAATTACAGATGAAATTAAGACAGTGGCAGAAAAAGAGAATATGGATGTTAATGAACTTATGAAACTTATTGCAGAGGGAAAGGTTGTTGTTCCAGCTAATAAAAATCACAAAAATTTAAGTGCAGAGGGAGTTGGAAAGAGATTAAAAACAAAAATAAATGTAAACTTAGGTATTTCAAAAGATTGCTGTAATATTGATTTAGAACTTGATAAGGTGAAAAAAGCAATAGATATGAAGGCAGAGGCTATAATGGATTTAAGCTGTTTTGGAAAAACCAAAGAATTTAGGACAAGGCTTATAGGTATGTCACCAGCTATGATAGGCACTGTACCTATGTATGATGCTGTTGGTTTTTATGATAAGGAATTAAAGGATATATCAGCTGAGGAACTTTTGGGAGTTATAGAGACGCATGCAAAAGATGGTGTTGATTTTATGACTATACATGCAGGTATAAATAGAGAAACAGCAGAAGTATTTAATAGAAATCCAAGACTCATGAATTTTGTATCCAGAGGAGGAAGTCTTCTTTATGCATGGATGAAACTAAATAATAAAGAAAATCCATTTTATGAATATTTTGATAAGGTTCTTGATATATGTGAAAAGTACGATGTTACAATAAGTCTTGGAGATGCATGCAGACCTGGATGTTTGAATGATTCAACGGATGCAAGTCAAATTAAAGAACTTATGACACTGGGAGAACTTGCGAAGAGAGCCTGGAAAAGAAATGTACAGGTAATGATAGAAGGACCAGGGCATATGGCTTTAAATGAAATAGAAGCTAATATGATGATGGAAAAAAAGTTATGTCATGATGCACCATTTTATGTTCTAGGACCTATTGTGACTGATATAGCACCAGGCTACGATCATATAACTAGTGCAATTGGCGGAGCAATTGCAGCAACCTACGGGGCTGATTTTTTATGTTATGTAACACCGGCAGAGCATTTAAGACTACCAGATTTAGATGACATGAAGGAAGGCATTATAGCAACTAAAATAGCAGCACATGCAGCAGATATTGCAAAAGGTGTCAATGGAGCTAGAGATATAGATAATAGTATGGCTAAAGCAAGAAGAGAACTTGACTGGAATAAAATGTTTGAATTTGCAATAGATCCAGATAAGGCTAGAATGTATAGAGAGAGCTCTAGACCGGAAGACGAAAAAACTTGTACAATGTGTGGAAAAATGTGCGCTGTTAGGAATATGAATAAAGTTATGGAGGGTAAAAATATAAATATATTAAGAGATGATAATTAAATTTTGAAGTTATAAAATTTATTAAAAGAACTGCTGAATAATATCAGCAGTTCTTCTTTTTTTGTCGGTATTTGTGTTAAATAGCAATAAGTTGATATTTTATATGATTATTATAACTAAAAAGGTTAATCTTAAAGATATATTAATAAATATGGTATTATCTACGATAATTGAATTGTAATATTTTAATATGAGTTACTTAAGGAGGAATTTATATGAGAAACAATGCAATATTAAAGAAGTCTGTGAAATTTAAGATCTTAAGAATACCGATAATTATAATTTTTGTTGTAGTAGCCCTAATAGCGTGTATGTCTATATATGAAGTGAAAAGTAAAATATTGCTGCAGATGGAGACAGATGGACTGGTGATGGCAGATCATGTTTCGAGTGAAATAGAGAGAAATAATAGTTCTATAGATGAATTAAATGGATCTATAGATACTAGAGTAAAGACTTTAAGTAGCTTTTTAAATGCTAATATGGACAAGGCAAATGATGATTATTTGACTTTACTTTCTAAACAGTTTGAAGTTAATGAAATAAATATTGCTGATCCATCTGGAAAAACTATATATACAAATTTGCCAACAAATGTGGGTTATGTGTACGATAGTAAAACGGATGCATATAGGGTTCTGAAGGGAGAAAAGAATTTCTCTATGGAGGATATAAGAAAAAGTACACTATCAAATGATTATTATAAGTATGGAAGTATGCGCCTGGATAATGGAGGTATAGTTCAGATAGGAATTTTAGCAAATGCTGTCCAAAAGTTGACATCTAATCTAGAAATGCAAAATTTTATGCAATCTTTGGTTAAGGATAAGAGTGTTGTATATGCAGCATTTATAGGCAGTGATTTAAAAATAAAGGCTCATAGTGATAAAACTAGAGTAGGCATCACTGTAAATGATATTGGCAGTAAAACTGCGGCTGCTCACGGAAAGACGTATTCTTCTCAATATAAATATGAAAATAAGATACCAGTATATGATGTTTTGGTTCCTGTCTCTAAAAATGGTAAAACTATAGGTGCAGT is from Clostridium fermenticellae and encodes:
- a CDS encoding metal ABC transporter substrate-binding protein → MLKTKKVLAIFITATIILFFTGCGNNIHKDTVKNSNSKIRVVVTFNALREFAYAIGKDKIDIETLVPEGTEPHDFEPKVKDMRNISDSKVFIYNGFGMENWVDKTLESIDNKNLIVTNASKGITPIKNGDSNEIKEHGQYDPHIWLSLKNAKIESKNIRDALVKADPLNKSYYEKNFNDFSKKIDALYNSYNEKLKSVPNKSFVTGHAAFAYLCRDYGLEQRSIEDVFASEEPSAKQLKLLTDYCRKNKIKTIFVEEMVSPKISETLASEVNAKVKKIYTIESKEDNKDYLQSMASNLDLIYNSLK
- a CDS encoding metal ABC transporter ATP-binding protein; the protein is MLKINNLYFSYNNLAPYILNNINLTIKDGEYVSILGENGCGKSTLIKLILNILSPTSGTIVNDAKNVGYVAQKSDFLNSDFPITVYEMLDCYRKILKIKDKKIVEKSLDRVSMLKFKNSLIGNLSGGQCQKVFIARALMGNPHLLILDEPSTGVDIKSQREIYSLIKSLNRDTGITVISIEHNLKAAISNSSLIYHIANGNGHMCKPETYINEYVEANGGNKFYV
- a CDS encoding metal ABC transporter permease, whose amino-acid sequence is MFDYTFMRNAFAIAILISILCPCIGIFLVLRRYSMIGDTLSHTSLAGVAVGLLAQKNPIAVAFLFTSICGVLIEFLRNYFKKYAELILVIVMSLGVGIAITIMSSGELHTNVDSFIFGSILTVTKEDLYTVLILSIISYILMFFLYNQLVFIAFDEEAATISGIRVKLVNYIFLILVAATVSVSIRIVGVLVLSSMIALPVATALQLKRGFKITLVSSILFSVVDVLIGLFSSYYIGCAPGGLIALSSVIMLTLVMSIKKIAFVNYSYKLSSKNIIKENN
- the thiC gene encoding phosphomethylpyrimidine synthase ThiC, with the translated sequence MDYTTQMDAARKGIITDEIKTVAEKENMDVNELMKLIAEGKVVVPANKNHKNLSAEGVGKRLKTKINVNLGISKDCCNIDLELDKVKKAIDMKAEAIMDLSCFGKTKEFRTRLIGMSPAMIGTVPMYDAVGFYDKELKDISAEELLGVIETHAKDGVDFMTIHAGINRETAEVFNRNPRLMNFVSRGGSLLYAWMKLNNKENPFYEYFDKVLDICEKYDVTISLGDACRPGCLNDSTDASQIKELMTLGELAKRAWKRNVQVMIEGPGHMALNEIEANMMMEKKLCHDAPFYVLGPIVTDIAPGYDHITSAIGGAIAATYGADFLCYVTPAEHLRLPDLDDMKEGIIATKIAAHAADIAKGVNGARDIDNSMAKARRELDWNKMFEFAIDPDKARMYRESSRPEDEKTCTMCGKMCAVRNMNKVMEGKNINILRDDN